In bacterium, a single genomic region encodes these proteins:
- the pheS gene encoding phenylalanine--tRNA ligase subunit alpha, which translates to MAAIAAARSESDLLDAKGRFFGKKGAVSGILKGVAALPMEERKAVGEQANRARAGLESAFDARLAEIREKERLLRDGRERIDVTLPGRAPMPGRRHPVSQTMSEIISVFRRLGFSVRGGPDVEKDYYNFEALNFPPEHPARDMQDTFYVESAAGDLVLRTHTSPVQIRTMERMKPPVRIIAPGTVYRSDSDITHSPMFHQVEGLAVDRDITMADLKGLLTEFCRMTFGPTTPVRFRPSYFPFTEPSAEMDIQCVLCGGSGCRVCKESGWLEILGAGMVDPSVFGFVGYDPEEYAGFAFGMGIERIAMLRHGISDIRLLFENDIRFLSQF; encoded by the coding sequence ATGGCGGCCATTGCGGCCGCGCGCAGCGAGAGCGACCTTCTCGACGCGAAAGGCCGCTTCTTCGGGAAGAAAGGCGCCGTCTCCGGAATCCTGAAGGGCGTCGCCGCGCTTCCCATGGAGGAGCGCAAGGCGGTCGGCGAGCAGGCGAACCGCGCGCGCGCCGGGCTCGAGTCCGCGTTCGACGCCAGGCTCGCGGAGATCCGGGAGAAGGAACGGCTCCTCCGCGACGGTCGGGAGCGGATCGACGTCACCCTGCCCGGGAGGGCGCCGATGCCGGGCCGCCGGCACCCCGTCTCGCAGACGATGTCGGAAATCATCTCCGTCTTCCGCCGTCTCGGCTTCTCCGTCCGGGGGGGACCGGACGTCGAGAAGGATTATTACAACTTCGAGGCCCTCAACTTCCCTCCGGAACACCCGGCGCGGGACATGCAGGACACGTTCTACGTCGAATCCGCCGCCGGCGACCTCGTCCTTCGCACCCACACTTCGCCGGTCCAGATCCGGACGATGGAGCGGATGAAGCCTCCGGTCCGGATCATCGCGCCCGGCACGGTCTACCGGTCCGACTCCGACATAACGCACTCCCCGATGTTCCACCAGGTGGAAGGACTCGCGGTCGACCGGGACATCACGATGGCCGACCTCAAGGGGCTGCTCACCGAGTTCTGCCGGATGACCTTCGGCCCCACTACGCCGGTGCGGTTCCGCCCCAGCTACTTCCCGTTCACCGAGCCGTCCGCCGAGATGGACATCCAGTGCGTCCTCTGCGGCGGGTCGGGGTGCCGGGTGTGCAAGGAGTCGGGGTGGCTCGAGATCCTCGGCGCCGGGATGGTCGATCCTTCCGTCTTCGGATTCGTAGGGTACGACCCCGAGGAGTACGCCGGTTTCGCCTTCGGCATGGGCATCGAGCGCATCGCCATGTTGCGCCACGGGATCTCGGACATCCGTCTCCTGTTCGAAAACGACATCCGTTTCCTCTCGCAGTTCTGA
- a CDS encoding MerR family transcriptional regulator encodes MTANRIPEKFHFKIGEVSRILGVKPYVLRFWETEFRITPAKNQSQHRVYKRQDVETLLEIKHLLYEERFTIEGARVKLKERLKERHKQLKLDLAENPYRVTLRQVKKDLARIKAILEH; translated from the coding sequence GTGACCGCCAACCGGATACCGGAGAAGTTTCATTTCAAGATCGGCGAAGTGAGCCGAATCTTGGGAGTGAAGCCTTACGTCCTTCGGTTCTGGGAAACCGAGTTCCGGATCACTCCCGCGAAGAATCAATCACAGCACCGGGTGTACAAGCGCCAGGATGTCGAGACGCTTCTGGAGATCAAGCATCTTCTCTACGAGGAGCGTTTCACCATCGAGGGCGCGCGGGTGAAGCTGAAGGAACGATTGAAGGAGCGCCACAAGCAACTGAAACTCGACCTCGCCGAAAACCCGTACAGGGTGACGTTGCGCCAGGTGAAAAAGGACCTCGCAAGAATCAAGGCGATACTCGAACATTAA
- a CDS encoding M23 family metallopeptidase produces MIGRRRVAVLLLAALVSGCGSAARYRIPGDRLDRIRLLPPVQGTASSGFGKRSGRLHAGIDILAPAGTEVHAASPGLAVYAGNGKRGYGNAVIIDHGEGITTLYGHLATIRVQSGETVSAGAVIGTVGRSGNATTHHLHFELGVDGVAVDPFPYLNRSGGEYADQ; encoded by the coding sequence TTGATCGGCCGACGCCGGGTCGCCGTACTCCTGCTCGCCGCGCTTGTTTCCGGGTGCGGATCCGCCGCTCGTTACCGAATCCCCGGGGATCGGCTGGACAGGATCCGGCTTCTTCCTCCCGTCCAGGGGACCGCCTCCTCCGGCTTCGGGAAGCGGTCGGGGAGGTTGCATGCGGGGATCGACATCCTCGCGCCGGCCGGGACGGAGGTCCATGCCGCGTCGCCGGGCCTTGCGGTATACGCCGGAAACGGGAAACGCGGATACGGCAACGCGGTAATAATCGATCACGGGGAAGGGATCACTACGCTGTACGGACATCTGGCGACGATTCGTGTACAATCCGGCGAAACCGTGTCGGCAGGGGCCGTGATCGGCACCGTCGGCAGGAGCGGGAACGCCACCACCCATCACCTCCACTTCGAGCTGGGCGTCGATGGAGTGGCCGTGGATCCTTTCCCGTATCTGAATCGTTCAGGGGGAGAATATGCCGACCAGTGA
- the surE gene encoding 5'/3'-nucleotidase SurE: protein MVDSGHVILVSNDDGVRSEGIEALAEALKELGTVYVVAPDRERSAASHSLSLTHPLRVEKISPRVYSVDGTPTDCVNLGVNGILRGKKIDLLVSGINKGANLGDDITYSGTVSAAMEGTLLGVPSIAVSLVTRTRFRFDTAATMALDVARKVLKRGLPDDTLLNVNVPNAGREEINGVRVTRMGKRVYGDLIVEKRDPRGKKYYWIGGDNLNSEDVPGSDLEAIEDGFISVTPIHLDLTNYAALRALRKWTW from the coding sequence TTGGTCGACAGCGGTCACGTGATTCTCGTTTCGAACGACGACGGCGTGCGCTCCGAGGGAATCGAGGCATTGGCGGAAGCCTTGAAGGAACTCGGCACGGTGTACGTGGTCGCACCCGACCGCGAGCGGAGCGCGGCAAGCCACTCCCTCTCGCTCACCCATCCCCTGAGGGTGGAGAAGATCTCTCCGCGCGTCTACTCCGTCGACGGGACGCCCACCGACTGCGTCAACCTCGGGGTGAACGGCATCCTGCGGGGGAAAAAGATCGACCTGCTCGTCTCCGGGATCAACAAGGGGGCGAACCTGGGCGACGACATCACCTACTCCGGCACCGTTTCCGCCGCGATGGAAGGGACGCTGCTCGGCGTCCCTTCCATCGCCGTATCGCTGGTCACCCGTACCCGGTTCCGGTTCGACACGGCGGCGACGATGGCGCTGGACGTGGCGCGAAAAGTCCTGAAGCGGGGTCTTCCCGACGACACCTTGCTGAACGTCAACGTGCCCAACGCCGGCCGGGAGGAGATCAATGGCGTGCGGGTCACCCGGATGGGTAAGAGGGTCTACGGCGACCTGATCGTGGAGAAGCGCGACCCGAGGGGAAAGAAGTATTACTGGATCGGCGGCGACAACCTGAACAGCGAGGATGTCCCGGGTTCCGACCTGGAGGCGATCGAAGATGGGTTCATCTCTGTGACTCCGATCCATCTGGACCTTACGAATTACGCCGCACTGCGGGCCTTGCGGAAATGGACCTGGTGA
- a CDS encoding adenine phosphoribosyltransferase, with protein MPTSELKKRIRNIPDFPKKGIQFKDITTLLSDPASFQQAIDLMAHRHFAKGIEAVVGIEARGFVMGAAMAYKLGTGVLLVRKAGKLPYKTVAASYDLEYGKDRLEIHADAIRPGMKVVVADDVLATGGTVSAVIGLLTRLGADVVECCFLAELTSLKGRELLKGHKVFSLLQFEE; from the coding sequence ATGCCGACCAGTGAGTTGAAAAAACGGATCCGCAACATCCCCGATTTCCCGAAGAAGGGGATCCAGTTCAAGGACATTACGACGCTCCTGTCCGACCCGGCGTCCTTCCAGCAGGCGATCGACCTGATGGCGCACCGCCACTTCGCGAAGGGGATCGAAGCGGTCGTCGGAATCGAGGCGCGCGGTTTCGTCATGGGGGCCGCGATGGCGTACAAGCTGGGCACGGGCGTCCTGCTCGTACGCAAGGCCGGCAAATTGCCGTACAAGACGGTGGCGGCCTCCTACGACCTCGAATACGGGAAGGACCGTCTCGAGATCCACGCGGACGCGATCCGTCCCGGGATGAAGGTGGTCGTGGCGGACGACGTGCTGGCGACGGGCGGGACCGTATCCGCGGTGATCGGGCTGCTGACCAGGCTGGGCGCCGATGTTGTAGAATGTTGCTTCCTCGCGGAGCTCACCTCGTTGAAGGGACGGGAACTTCTGAAGGGGCACAAGGTGTTCTCGCTGCTTCAGTTCGAGGAATAA
- a CDS encoding protein-L-isoaspartate(D-aspartate) O-methyltransferase, with amino-acid sequence MDLVRETLLRRRMVEEQIRRRGIRDERVLAVMEEVPRHLFIPEGIRHLAYTDEPLPIGEGQTISQPFIVAEMTAALRLSGGEKVLEIGTGSGYQTAILARLCRELVTIERLPSLSADARKRLAKMDIANVTFVVGDGSLGSPGHAPFDRILSAAASPSVPTPWVSQLSENGIIVLPVGERYEQELIRVTKRSGRIETEVLGGCRFVPLVGMHGFDR; translated from the coding sequence ATGGACCTGGTGAGGGAAACCCTCCTCCGCCGGCGCATGGTGGAGGAACAGATCCGTCGTCGCGGCATTCGCGACGAGCGCGTGCTTGCGGTGATGGAAGAGGTGCCCCGTCACCTCTTCATCCCGGAAGGGATTCGACACCTGGCATACACGGACGAGCCTCTCCCCATCGGGGAGGGGCAGACGATCTCTCAGCCCTTCATCGTCGCCGAGATGACGGCCGCGCTCCGGCTTTCGGGCGGGGAGAAGGTCCTCGAGATCGGGACCGGTTCGGGATACCAGACCGCGATCCTTGCGCGACTCTGCCGCGAACTGGTGACGATCGAGCGCCTCCCGTCCCTTTCCGCCGACGCGCGAAAGCGCCTCGCGAAGATGGACATCGCGAACGTGACGTTCGTCGTCGGAGACGGTTCGCTCGGGTCTCCCGGACACGCGCCGTTCGACCGCATTCTCTCCGCCGCGGCATCGCCTTCCGTACCCACGCCGTGGGTCTCCCAGTTGTCGGAGAACGGCATCATCGTCCTGCCTGTGGGGGAGCGTTACGAACAGGAACTGATCCGCGTGACCAAACGTTCCGGCCGAATCGAAACCGAGGTCCTCGGCGGATGCCGCTTCGTACCCCTCGTCGGCATGCACGGCTTCGATCGTTGA
- the rpmI gene encoding 50S ribosomal protein L35: MPKMKSNRGASKRFRATGAGGIKRAKSGKSHILTSKDRKRKRALRKSALVHHTNEKSIRRLLPYL, from the coding sequence ATGCCGAAGATGAAATCGAACCGGGGCGCGAGCAAGCGGTTTCGCGCGACGGGCGCCGGCGGGATCAAGCGCGCCAAGTCCGGAAAGAGCCACATCCTGACGTCGAAGGACCGGAAGCGGAAGCGTGCGCTTCGCAAGTCGGCCCTGGTCCACCATACGAACGAGAAGTCGATCCGCCGCCTGCTGCCGTACCTTTAA
- the rplT gene encoding 50S ribosomal protein L20 has translation MPRVKRAVHSHKKRRSILKLAKGFRGGHGSLLRSAKEAVARALRYAYRDRRNNKREFRALWIVRVNAAARENGLSYSQFLFGLKKAGVEVDRKILADLAVNDPAGFRAIADRSKAALA, from the coding sequence ATGCCTCGCGTAAAAAGAGCCGTACATTCGCACAAGAAGCGTCGTTCGATCCTCAAGCTCGCAAAGGGGTTCCGCGGCGGACACGGAAGCCTGCTGCGCTCCGCCAAGGAAGCCGTCGCGCGCGCGCTGCGGTATGCCTACCGCGACCGGCGGAACAACAAGCGGGAGTTCCGGGCCCTCTGGATCGTCCGCGTAAACGCCGCCGCGCGCGAGAACGGACTCTCCTACAGCCAGTTCCTGTTCGGGCTGAAAAAGGCGGGCGTCGAGGTCGACCGGAAGATCCTCGCGGATCTGGCCGTCAACGATCCCGCGGGTTTCCGCGCGATCGCCGATCGATCGAAAGCCGCCCTGGCGTAG
- the pheT gene encoding phenylalanine--tRNA ligase subunit beta: MKILYSWLKEFIDTRLSAAQVQEALTMAGVEVSSCRFLGEGLDSVVTARILEMRQHPNADRLSLCKVTDGSAEYGVVCGAKNMKAGDAVALAKIGARLPNGVEIKKAKIRGQASEGMLCSEQELKLAEDSAGIMILPEDTAPGKPLADALGLSDWLLEVEITPNRGDCLSVLGVARELASITGEKVVLPDVSLSEEGEAIGDMVRITVSDPDLCPRYTARAVSGVTIAPSPDWMRRRLTLCGIRPINNIVDVTNYLLLEVGQPMHAFDLDRLRGARIDVRAPKETLSFTTLDGSERKIDPGMLLIRDADGPVAVAGVMGGANSEVVDGTTRVVFESAHFSPPSIRRTAKKLGLSSEASYRFERGVDPSGTVYAADRAVSLLSRFAGLSIAKGVIDVGGESVKSRTVPFRPERATRIMGREYSPGSCGEIFGRLGFPVADDGTGKWNVTVPTHRFDIEREIDLVEEVARLSGYDSIPTTYPESKAPEFSADDRFVDIQERAFDFLRGRGFSQAVNFSFVGGRTWERLGAFLGFDPADAVRLVNPISDDTTLMRPHLLAGLLSNAADNVRRFIDDVRLFEGGKVFGKSYVEGHFEEPRLGVILCGKRLPGDWSGADAPADFFDMKGVVVPLLLHLCASPLHVVPTRLRPFFEDGKAADILRDGEVVGWFGAIRKELLASFELTGPVFYGEIRLLQATASPPPPGRYAPLPKFPPVFRDVACVFPVGVAVGDVLAMVREVSPEIEDAAVFDIFTGEKIGDGNKSVGIRVKLQSLDRTLTEAEVHSIHSKIVDLLENRFGGKIRTS, translated from the coding sequence TTGAAAATATTGTATTCCTGGCTGAAGGAATTCATCGACACGCGTCTCTCCGCCGCGCAGGTGCAGGAAGCGCTCACGATGGCGGGCGTGGAAGTCTCCTCCTGCCGGTTCCTCGGAGAGGGGCTCGATTCCGTCGTAACCGCGCGGATCCTCGAGATGCGGCAGCATCCGAACGCCGACCGGCTTTCCCTGTGCAAGGTGACCGACGGGTCGGCGGAGTACGGTGTCGTCTGCGGGGCGAAAAACATGAAGGCCGGGGACGCGGTGGCGCTGGCGAAGATCGGCGCACGGCTTCCCAACGGCGTTGAGATCAAAAAGGCGAAGATCCGGGGCCAGGCGTCGGAAGGGATGCTCTGCTCGGAGCAGGAGCTGAAGCTCGCCGAGGATTCTGCGGGGATCATGATCCTTCCGGAGGACACCGCTCCCGGCAAGCCGCTTGCCGACGCGCTCGGCCTTTCCGACTGGCTCCTCGAGGTCGAGATCACGCCGAACCGGGGCGACTGCCTGAGCGTGCTCGGCGTTGCGAGGGAGCTCGCCTCCATCACCGGGGAGAAGGTCGTTCTTCCCGACGTGTCTTTATCAGAAGAGGGGGAGGCGATCGGGGACATGGTGCGGATTACCGTCTCCGACCCGGACCTGTGCCCGCGGTACACCGCCCGGGCGGTGTCCGGGGTGACGATCGCCCCTTCCCCGGACTGGATGCGGCGGCGCCTTACCCTGTGCGGGATCCGACCGATCAACAACATCGTCGACGTCACGAACTACCTGCTGCTCGAGGTGGGCCAGCCGATGCACGCCTTCGACCTCGACCGGCTGCGCGGTGCCAGGATCGACGTGCGGGCCCCGAAAGAAACGCTGAGCTTCACGACCCTGGACGGGTCGGAGCGCAAGATCGATCCCGGGATGCTCCTTATCCGGGACGCGGACGGTCCGGTGGCCGTCGCGGGCGTGATGGGCGGGGCGAACAGCGAGGTCGTCGACGGGACGACGCGCGTGGTCTTCGAGAGCGCACACTTCTCGCCTCCCTCGATCCGCAGGACGGCGAAGAAGCTGGGGCTGTCGAGCGAGGCATCGTACCGATTCGAGCGGGGAGTCGACCCGTCGGGAACCGTCTACGCCGCGGACCGCGCGGTGTCGCTCCTGTCGCGCTTCGCAGGATTGTCCATCGCCAAGGGCGTGATCGACGTCGGCGGAGAGAGCGTGAAGTCCCGGACAGTGCCGTTCCGGCCGGAGAGGGCGACCCGGATCATGGGGAGGGAGTATTCACCCGGATCGTGCGGGGAGATCTTCGGACGCCTCGGGTTCCCGGTAGCGGACGACGGAACGGGAAAATGGAACGTCACGGTCCCCACGCACCGGTTCGACATCGAGCGGGAGATCGATTTGGTGGAGGAGGTCGCCCGCCTTTCCGGGTACGACTCCATCCCCACGACGTATCCCGAATCGAAGGCGCCGGAATTTTCCGCGGACGACCGGTTCGTCGACATCCAGGAACGGGCTTTCGACTTCCTGCGTGGACGAGGGTTTTCACAAGCGGTGAACTTCTCCTTCGTCGGTGGTCGTACCTGGGAGCGGCTAGGGGCGTTCCTCGGATTCGACCCCGCGGACGCGGTCCGCCTCGTGAACCCGATCTCGGACGATACGACCTTGATGCGCCCCCATTTGCTGGCCGGGCTCCTGTCGAACGCGGCGGACAACGTGCGCCGTTTCATCGACGACGTCCGGCTCTTCGAGGGGGGAAAGGTGTTCGGGAAGTCGTACGTCGAGGGGCATTTCGAGGAACCCCGGCTCGGCGTGATCCTCTGCGGGAAGCGTCTTCCCGGCGACTGGTCCGGCGCCGACGCTCCCGCCGACTTCTTCGACATGAAGGGGGTCGTGGTGCCGCTCCTGCTGCACCTTTGCGCATCCCCGCTTCACGTCGTCCCCACGCGCCTTCGGCCGTTTTTCGAGGACGGGAAGGCGGCGGACATCCTGCGGGACGGCGAGGTTGTCGGCTGGTTCGGGGCGATCCGCAAGGAATTGCTCGCTTCCTTCGAGCTCACGGGCCCTGTTTTCTACGGCGAGATCCGCCTGCTGCAAGCGACCGCTTCGCCGCCGCCGCCGGGACGGTACGCGCCGCTTCCAAAATTTCCTCCTGTTTTCCGCGACGTGGCGTGCGTCTTCCCGGTCGGGGTGGCCGTGGGCGACGTTCTCGCGATGGTTCGGGAGGTTTCCCCGGAGATCGAGGATGCCGCGGTGTTCGACATCTTCACCGGGGAAAAGATCGGGGATGGGAACAAGAGCGTCGGGATCCGGGTGAAACTGCAATCCCTTGACAGAACCTTGACGGAAGCGGAAGTCCATAGTATACATAGCAAGATCGTAGATTTATTGGAGAATCGGTTCGGCGGCAAGATTCGGACCTCTTGA
- a CDS encoding phosphomannose isomerase type II C-terminal cupin domain, which produces MVMERGDRPWGYYLVLHEEDGYKVKQFVVRPGSRLSLQRHKRRSEHWQVVRGEAIVTRGKETLNLLPGGSIDIPVGALHRVESVGKENLVVIEVQMGEYVGEDDIERFEDDYGRASAASAATAPKMK; this is translated from the coding sequence ATGGTAATGGAGCGGGGCGACCGCCCCTGGGGGTATTACCTGGTCCTGCACGAGGAGGACGGGTACAAGGTGAAGCAGTTCGTCGTGCGGCCGGGAAGCCGCCTGAGCCTTCAGAGGCACAAGCGGCGTTCGGAGCATTGGCAGGTGGTCCGGGGGGAGGCGATCGTGACTCGCGGCAAGGAGACCTTGAACCTTCTCCCGGGGGGGTCGATCGACATCCCCGTGGGCGCTCTCCATCGGGTCGAGAGCGTGGGGAAGGAAAACCTCGTCGTCATCGAGGTGCAGATGGGGGAGTATGTGGGAGAGGACGACATCGAGCGGTTCGAGGACGACTACGGGCGGGCGTCGGCGGCATCAGCAGCGACCGCACCGAAAATGAAGTGA
- a CDS encoding integration host factor subunit alpha, with product MTKADLVEIVYEKIGGLSKKESQDIVEKIFETMKASLKQGDKIKISGFGNFTLRDKRPRKGRNPQTGDDIEITARRVLTFRPSQILKSHINEPTKTS from the coding sequence ATGACGAAAGCGGACCTGGTCGAGATCGTTTACGAAAAAATCGGTGGTCTCTCCAAGAAGGAATCGCAGGACATCGTGGAGAAGATCTTCGAAACGATGAAGGCCAGCCTCAAACAGGGTGACAAGATCAAGATTTCCGGTTTCGGAAACTTCACCCTGCGCGACAAGCGCCCGCGGAAGGGTCGCAATCCGCAAACCGGGGACGACATCGAAATCACCGCGCGCCGCGTCCTTACGTTCCGTCCCAGCCAGATCTTGAAGTCTCACATCAACGAACCGACCAAGACGTCCTGA
- a CDS encoding helix-turn-helix domain-containing protein — MDSGSVPAILKTRDLAILLDLSPDVVNDLARRGHLKGFKSGNQWRFRRRDVERYMDRIRKLAPPG, encoded by the coding sequence TTGGACAGCGGGAGCGTACCGGCCATCCTCAAGACGCGCGATCTGGCAATCCTCCTCGATCTCAGTCCCGACGTCGTGAACGACTTGGCGCGACGCGGGCACCTGAAGGGATTCAAGAGCGGGAACCAGTGGCGCTTCCGGCGTCGGGACGTTGAGCGATACATGGATCGGATCAGGAAACTGGCGCCCCCGGGGTGA